A single genomic interval of uncultured Desulfobulbus sp. harbors:
- a CDS encoding DUF1778 domain-containing protein, translated as MKQAETREASINIRALRAQRDLIDKAAAIRHKTRSDFILEASCQEAENVLLDRRLFYLKDEDYDAFEAALQTPVSENPALRRLLSERAPWED; from the coding sequence ATGAAACAGGCAGAAACTCGCGAGGCTTCGATCAATATTCGTGCATTGCGTGCGCAAAGAGATTTGATTGATAAAGCTGCGGCAATACGCCACAAAACTCGATCTGATTTTATACTTGAAGCTTCCTGCCAAGAAGCTGAAAATGTTTTGCTTGATAGAAGGCTATTTTACCTTAAAGACGAAGATTACGATGCTTTCGAAGCAGCCTTACAAACACCTGTCAGTGAAAATCCGGCACTTCGTCGACTTCTTTCAGAGAGAGCCCCATGGGAAGATTGA
- a CDS encoding GNAT family N-acetyltransferase, with protein sequence MGRLTAPKSIDSELSTGNFDCGIPSLNHWLQRQALKNEISGASRTFVVCDEMDVVGYYALATGSVMRQQAPGKIKREMPEPIPVLVLGRLAVDHKWQGSGLGTSLLRDALLRTYNVSKHVGVRALLVHALSENAKNFYLCRGFMQSPIEPMTLMLNLRDLQHSLE encoded by the coding sequence ATGGGAAGATTGACAGCTCCAAAATCTATAGATTCGGAGCTGAGCACTGGTAATTTTGATTGTGGCATACCTTCTCTCAACCATTGGCTTCAAAGACAAGCGTTAAAAAATGAAATATCAGGTGCATCCAGGACATTTGTCGTTTGCGATGAGATGGATGTAGTCGGCTATTATGCCTTGGCAACTGGAAGTGTAATGCGCCAGCAGGCTCCTGGAAAAATCAAACGAGAAATGCCCGAACCTATTCCAGTTTTGGTGCTGGGGCGTTTGGCAGTTGATCATAAATGGCAGGGTTCTGGGCTGGGTACCAGCTTGCTGAGGGATGCTTTACTACGAACTTATAATGTTTCAAAGCACGTTGGTGTTCGTGCTCTGCTTGTCCATGCCCTGTCAGAAAATGCGAAAAATTTCTATCTGTGCCGTGGTTTTATGCAATCACCTATAGAACCAATGACCTTAATGCTCAATCTTAGAGATCTTCAACATTCTCTTGAATGA
- a CDS encoding CheR family methyltransferase, whose protein sequence is MPRIFADKAAGDAVRVWIPGCATGEEAYSFAILLAEYQELSKKKFRIQVFATDIDSQAIATARAGLYPASIAVDITPDRLARFFSLETDGGSYRIHKTIRDMLIFSEQDIIKDPPFSKIDLISCRNLLIYMGGDLQKKLIPLFYYALNPCGFLFLGTSETIGDFGHLFDVQDRKLKIYQRKDTCQGALRVGFGTFLPPLHSMTIEKTHQASGIMIKSRNVSLRELTEQELLQQVAPAAALVNGLGDILYIHGRTGFYLEPAIGEVGVYNILTMAREGLTHELTLALHKAVTDQQIVRCPDVRVKTNGDFTPINLTVRPVINAQAPLTASPLYLVILEDIVIQDDDHSPESSDVSGIPSAENVDSDMESRLDALRHELQAKEEFLQAANEELRSSNEEMQSINEELQSTNEELETSKEELQSVNEELATVNAELQNKVIDLTRANNDMNNLLAGTGIGTIFVDHDVRILRFTPAVTKIINLIQGDIGRPVGHIVSNLVGYDTLLADTQAVLDTLVPKEVEVRTQAGMWYAMRILPYRTLENVIEGAVITFTDITESKQMRMALSAAHARLAEAVVATVREPLMVLDADLGVVSANRAFYTTFKVSPEDTLGKFLYDLGNGQWNIPALRTLLEDILSRNIEFHDFEVTHEFESIGRRSLRLNARRLFEESGESELILLAIEVDVES, encoded by the coding sequence ATTCCGCGGATATTTGCCGATAAGGCTGCGGGCGATGCGGTCCGCGTCTGGATACCGGGATGCGCCACCGGAGAGGAAGCCTATTCCTTCGCCATTTTACTCGCTGAATACCAGGAGTTGTCGAAGAAAAAGTTTAGAATACAGGTATTTGCAACTGATATTGACAGTCAAGCTATTGCTACGGCTCGAGCCGGTCTCTACCCTGCCAGCATCGCTGTTGATATTACGCCGGATCGGCTGGCTCGTTTTTTTTCGCTCGAAACTGACGGCGGCAGCTACCGCATTCATAAAACCATCCGTGATATGCTGATTTTTTCCGAACAGGATATCATTAAAGATCCGCCCTTTTCCAAAATCGACCTGATTAGTTGCCGCAATCTCCTGATTTATATGGGAGGGGATTTACAGAAAAAGCTTATCCCTCTCTTTTATTACGCTTTGAACCCTTGCGGATTTCTCTTTTTGGGCACTTCCGAGACAATTGGTGACTTCGGCCATCTCTTCGACGTGCAGGATCGAAAATTGAAAATATATCAGCGAAAGGATACCTGCCAAGGTGCCTTACGCGTTGGTTTTGGCACTTTTTTGCCACCTCTACACTCCATGACTATCGAGAAAACGCATCAGGCATCAGGCATAATGATTAAGTCTCGAAATGTGTCTTTGCGCGAACTGACCGAACAAGAGCTGTTACAGCAAGTTGCCCCTGCCGCAGCACTGGTCAACGGGCTGGGCGACATTCTTTATATCCATGGCCGCACCGGTTTCTATCTCGAACCGGCGATAGGAGAGGTCGGCGTCTATAATATCTTAACAATGGCACGCGAGGGGTTGACACACGAACTGACTCTAGCATTGCATAAAGCGGTCACGGATCAGCAAATTGTTCGTTGCCCCGATGTGCGGGTTAAAACCAACGGCGACTTTACTCCGATTAATCTGACGGTTCGTCCGGTTATTAATGCCCAAGCTCCATTGACGGCGTCTCCCTTATATTTGGTTATTCTTGAGGATATTGTTATCCAGGATGACGACCACTCACCGGAATCTTCAGACGTTTCCGGGATTCCGTCGGCAGAGAATGTAGATTCGGATATGGAGAGTCGCCTTGATGCCTTGCGACACGAGCTGCAAGCCAAAGAAGAGTTCCTCCAAGCTGCCAATGAGGAGCTCAGGTCATCCAACGAGGAGATGCAGTCAATCAATGAAGAATTGCAGTCCACGAATGAAGAGCTTGAAACTTCAAAAGAGGAATTGCAATCGGTCAACGAAGAGTTGGCCACGGTGAATGCCGAACTGCAAAACAAAGTGATCGACCTGACGCGCGCCAACAACGACATGAACAACCTGTTGGCGGGAACAGGCATTGGGACCATCTTTGTCGACCATGATGTCCGCATATTGCGCTTCACCCCTGCGGTGACCAAAATCATCAATTTGATCCAGGGCGACATCGGACGGCCCGTTGGGCATATCGTTTCCAACCTAGTGGGCTATGATACATTGCTGGCAGATACCCAAGCCGTTCTCGACACCCTAGTCCCCAAAGAGGTGGAAGTGCGTACCCAGGCTGGGATGTGGTATGCGATGCGTATCCTGCCCTACCGGACTCTGGAAAATGTGATTGAGGGGGCGGTGATCACCTTTACCGACATCACCGAGAGCAAGCAAATGAGGATGGCGCTGAGTGCTGCTCATGCCCGTCTGGCCGAGGCTGTTGTTGCCACCGTGCGTGAGCCGTTAATGGTGCTCGATGCCGACTTGGGAGTGGTCTCGGCAAATCGCGCTTTCTACACCACCTTCAAAGTCTCACCTGAAGATACTTTAGGCAAATTTCTGTATGATTTGGGAAATGGTCAATGGAATATCCCAGCGTTACGCACTTTGCTGGAAGATATTTTGTCGCGCAATATTGAGTTTCATGATTTTGAAGTGACGCACGAGTTTGAATCAATTGGTCGGCGCTCACTTCGGCTCAATGCTCGTCGACTCTTCGAGGAATCTGGAGAATCAGAATTGATTTTGTTGGCGATAGAGGTCGATGTTGAAAGCTAA
- a CDS encoding AAA family ATPase, whose amino-acid sequence MEEHVPVGLSPEECMKQIIKLTGVEYESNIAAEFWPKMLNHKWLLSEKLGRDVGVRTACIDFLENMDQAPAEFQVHQRQNMLNEMGAQIISREMWDTIANSQPPKQLVQRKIILPLMEEELSRKHGVVSPKAIIFFGPPGTGKTHFAKAIAGVLSWWYIEIVPSMLMVNGVEKIGANLRVLMEKARGLDEVVLFIDEFEEIAGSRDLADRIDKSITNEFLKQIPLLKNQQNKILLVCATNYIRQLDSAMLRPGRFDCIIPVGGLDRDGRTTILEYYLSKLNTDNLCVDRIVEMTTGFTPADIQYLFHQVAHFAFEQELANKENYLVTEETFMYILSKVPPSLNQKVIDEFEKDSVSFARI is encoded by the coding sequence ATGGAAGAACATGTACCGGTAGGATTGTCGCCGGAAGAATGTATGAAGCAAATTATTAAACTTACCGGGGTGGAGTATGAGTCGAACATCGCCGCTGAATTTTGGCCCAAGATGTTGAATCATAAGTGGCTTCTTTCAGAGAAACTCGGCAGGGACGTGGGTGTAAGGACGGCATGTATCGACTTCCTGGAAAATATGGATCAAGCTCCAGCAGAGTTTCAAGTCCACCAGCGGCAGAATATGCTTAATGAAATGGGGGCTCAAATTATAAGCAGGGAGATGTGGGATACAATTGCAAACTCTCAACCCCCAAAGCAATTGGTTCAACGCAAAATCATCCTGCCCTTGATGGAAGAAGAACTCTCAAGAAAACATGGAGTGGTTTCTCCCAAAGCGATCATTTTCTTTGGCCCTCCCGGTACAGGAAAAACACATTTCGCCAAAGCCATCGCAGGTGTTTTATCCTGGTGGTATATCGAGATTGTCCCCAGCATGCTCATGGTCAACGGCGTTGAAAAAATTGGCGCTAATCTTCGGGTACTGATGGAAAAGGCGCGAGGACTTGACGAGGTGGTTCTCTTTATCGATGAATTTGAAGAGATTGCTGGTAGTCGTGATCTGGCTGACCGAATTGATAAGTCAATTACCAACGAGTTCCTCAAGCAAATTCCGCTACTTAAAAATCAACAAAACAAGATATTGCTTGTCTGTGCCACGAATTACATCCGGCAGCTAGATTCGGCCATGTTGCGTCCGGGAAGGTTTGACTGTATCATTCCCGTAGGCGGACTAGACAGAGATGGCAGAACGACTATTCTCGAATATTATCTATCCAAATTAAACACCGACAACCTTTGCGTGGATCGGATTGTTGAAATGACTACTGGCTTTACACCGGCTGATATTCAATATTTGTTTCACCAAGTGGCTCATTTTGCCTTTGAACAGGAGTTGGCCAACAAGGAGAATTATCTGGTCACTGAGGAGACATTCATGTACATCTTGTCGAAAGTGCCCCCATCCTTGAACCAGAAAGTCATTGACGAGTTTGAAAAGGACAGCGTAAGCTTTGCTCGAATTTGA
- a CDS encoding ParB N-terminal domain-containing protein, producing MSTSPISTADILELSLDKIGERFAPLRIVNPAADSAMLQSVERYGQIMPVVVCEAQQNDYQLLDGFKRLRSARRLGMKSLKAQVMRLTLRAGKAALVQLNWVGKSISNMEEALVVHSLFHEDSLSQVEIATLLGRHKSWVCRRISLIDRLCDEGLAQIKLGLLPISMSRELIKLPRGNQELLIQAIANHHLSCRDTGRLVEELQGRPEYEHRPILERPWEILQYQDHLDTTASRLFSPAVRSIHHKILLMERYCLAVSCTMQTTEIKQFEEKEELFIRACCGEAVRTLEHTVKEVGRVAVPDAEAGQ from the coding sequence ATGTCAACCTCACCCATATCCACCGCTGATATTCTTGAACTTTCCCTGGATAAAATTGGAGAAAGATTCGCTCCCCTGCGGATCGTCAATCCGGCAGCCGACAGCGCCATGCTTCAGTCTGTGGAGCGCTACGGCCAGATCATGCCGGTGGTTGTCTGCGAGGCCCAGCAAAACGATTATCAACTGCTCGATGGCTTCAAACGGCTGCGAAGCGCCAGAAGGCTTGGCATGAAGTCACTCAAGGCCCAGGTAATGCGGCTTACCCTGCGTGCCGGCAAGGCGGCGCTGGTGCAGCTGAACTGGGTGGGGAAGTCAATCAGTAATATGGAAGAGGCGCTGGTGGTGCATTCACTGTTCCATGAAGACAGCTTGAGCCAGGTGGAGATCGCCACGTTGCTGGGACGGCATAAAAGCTGGGTTTGTCGGCGAATATCCTTGATTGACCGATTGTGCGATGAGGGGTTGGCCCAGATAAAGCTCGGTCTGCTGCCGATCAGCATGAGCCGGGAACTTATCAAGTTGCCACGTGGCAACCAGGAACTCCTCATTCAAGCGATTGCCAACCATCATCTCAGTTGCCGTGATACCGGCAGGCTGGTTGAAGAACTACAGGGCCGGCCGGAATATGAACACAGGCCGATTCTGGAAAGGCCGTGGGAAATACTCCAGTATCAAGACCATTTGGATACGACGGCAAGCAGGCTTTTTTCACCGGCTGTTCGGAGTATCCATCACAAAATTCTGCTTATGGAGCGGTACTGCCTGGCGGTTTCCTGCACCATGCAAACCACAGAGATCAAACAATTTGAGGAGAAAGAAGAGCTCTTTATACGCGCTTGCTGCGGGGAAGCCGTGCGAACCCTTGAACACACCGTCAAGGAGGTCGGCCGAGTTGCGGTGCCGGATGCAGAGGCCGGACAATGA
- the istB gene encoding IS21-like element helper ATPase IstB, with protein MKQGQITESMQRIKSSLKALKLDTIARILDEELARSAQSATPPTELLERLLTAETDALIQRRIERRIKESRLPERKLLADFDFDFQKGIDKAQILELAQLDFIRRKQGVILAGNSGTGKSHIAKALLLLACKETYRCRYTTASDMLRDLFSGLADDTLALKLKRYLTPDLLLIDEVGFDRLEQQDPRNACLFHKVIDGRYCKSSTMLTSNIDFKELGDYLGDPVITTAIVDRMVHHSIILSIQGPSWRLHQSQQLNHCSDRPKSEVE; from the coding sequence ATGAAGCAGGGACAGATAACGGAGAGCATGCAGCGGATCAAAAGCAGCTTGAAAGCTCTCAAACTCGACACGATAGCAAGGATTCTCGATGAAGAATTGGCCAGGTCGGCCCAATCGGCAACACCGCCGACCGAGTTACTGGAACGTCTCCTGACAGCCGAGACGGATGCCCTGATCCAACGGAGAATCGAACGTCGGATCAAGGAATCAAGGCTACCGGAACGAAAACTGCTGGCGGACTTTGATTTTGATTTCCAGAAAGGAATCGATAAGGCTCAAATCCTCGAGTTGGCTCAGCTTGACTTTATCCGCCGCAAACAGGGGGTAATTCTTGCCGGTAATTCCGGTACCGGCAAGAGTCACATCGCCAAGGCGCTCCTGCTGCTTGCCTGCAAGGAAACCTACCGCTGTCGCTATACCACGGCAAGCGACATGCTCCGGGATCTCTTTTCAGGACTGGCCGACGACACTCTCGCTCTCAAACTCAAGCGCTATCTGACGCCTGACCTGCTGCTCATAGACGAAGTCGGCTTTGACCGCCTTGAGCAACAGGATCCGCGTAACGCCTGCCTCTTTCATAAAGTGATTGACGGACGTTACTGCAAGAGTTCGACAATGCTGACCTCAAATATCGATTTCAAGGAACTGGGGGATTATCTGGGGGATCCTGTCATTACCACCGCGATCGTCGACAGGATGGTTCACCATTCCATTATCCTGAGCATCCAGGGTCCTTCCTGGCGTCTTCATCAATCACAACAATTAAACCATTGCAGTGACCGCCCCAAGAGTGAGGTGGAATAA
- a CDS encoding TraK family protein produces the protein MERLKKGVARIEFFAVRQEVEKLLAAGYSIKLAYEDLKEKGKITMSYQAFYRNLKPVKKSGSKEGSVNTGNRKTSAENGTAVHHDKNPHMDDII, from the coding sequence ATGGAACGATTGAAAAAAGGGGTAGCCCGGATCGAGTTTTTCGCTGTTCGCCAGGAAGTAGAAAAATTATTAGCTGCCGGATACAGCATCAAGCTTGCCTATGAAGATTTGAAAGAAAAGGGCAAAATCACAATGAGCTATCAGGCTTTTTATAGAAATTTGAAGCCAGTGAAAAAATCAGGGTCGAAAGAAGGATCGGTAAATACCGGTAACAGGAAAACATCTGCCGAGAATGGCACAGCAGTTCATCATGACAAAAACCCCCACATGGACGATATCATTTAG
- the istA gene encoding IS21 family transposase — translation MTVIVHSREELERLLITMHSEGWSIRKLAGYFSISRNTVRRILRKHAAARDTGHGAVCRQKQQPTLRESKLEPFLDRITELLKDFPKITGQRVYEEITAAGYDGGISILRARLRSLRPTPKKTPVIRFETEPGLQGQMDWSPYAIPFQRQGKITVNCFSYILGFSRRQYIDFTPRRDLFTLIRRHLDSFSHFNGSPRQCLYDNEKTVVLRWEAGRPVFNPSFASFITHYRCKPIACFPNRPQTKGKIERPFQYVENNLLGGRKFQDLDDLKACARWWLQNRSDTHIHDTTGRPPLELFLEEEQEALTMLPRCPYDASEVALRVCNIEGYLEFETNRYPIPYEYVTDILTVKATEQEIYVYSPELTLIVRHERLPAGAVITLDAAGIHGPRAVRYGLEPVRDQFLALGDDAELFLRGLTEQQPKNSGFHARAILRQKEAYHCDDIHRAISHACRYHAYDHRAVERILKIKAKPRTLESCRNERAAEHLRQALPPIKQRSLQEYSALLGDNNHEAGTDNGEHAADQKQLESSQTRHDSKDSR, via the coding sequence ATGACCGTCATCGTTCATAGCCGAGAAGAGTTGGAACGACTGCTGATAACCATGCACAGCGAAGGTTGGAGCATCCGTAAACTCGCGGGTTATTTTTCCATCAGCCGCAATACGGTACGGCGTATCCTGCGCAAACATGCCGCAGCCCGGGACACGGGTCATGGTGCCGTTTGCCGGCAAAAACAACAACCGACACTGCGCGAAAGCAAACTCGAGCCCTTTCTCGACCGGATTACGGAGCTGCTCAAGGATTTCCCCAAGATAACCGGTCAACGCGTGTACGAAGAGATTACCGCCGCCGGTTACGACGGCGGCATAAGTATTTTGCGTGCTCGGTTACGCAGCCTGCGGCCGACACCGAAAAAGACGCCGGTGATCCGTTTTGAGACAGAGCCCGGTCTGCAGGGGCAAATGGACTGGAGCCCCTATGCCATACCATTCCAGCGTCAAGGCAAGATCACGGTCAATTGTTTTTCGTATATCCTTGGATTTTCCAGACGACAATATATCGATTTCACCCCACGCCGGGATCTCTTCACCCTGATCCGCCGTCACCTGGATAGTTTTTCCCACTTCAACGGCTCGCCTCGCCAGTGTCTGTATGACAACGAAAAGACCGTTGTTCTGCGCTGGGAGGCCGGCCGGCCGGTATTCAATCCCTCTTTTGCCTCGTTTATCACCCATTACCGGTGCAAGCCCATCGCCTGCTTTCCCAACCGACCGCAAACAAAGGGCAAAATAGAAAGGCCCTTCCAGTATGTAGAAAACAATCTCCTCGGTGGCCGAAAGTTTCAGGACCTCGATGATCTGAAAGCATGTGCCCGCTGGTGGCTGCAAAACCGGTCGGACACGCATATCCATGACACGACGGGCAGGCCCCCGCTGGAGTTGTTTCTGGAAGAAGAGCAGGAGGCGCTGACCATGTTGCCACGGTGTCCCTATGATGCCTCCGAGGTGGCCTTACGTGTCTGCAATATTGAAGGATATCTCGAGTTCGAGACCAATCGCTATCCGATTCCTTATGAATATGTGACCGATATCCTGACCGTAAAAGCCACGGAGCAGGAAATTTATGTCTACTCACCGGAGCTGACCCTGATCGTTCGCCACGAACGATTGCCGGCAGGAGCGGTGATTACCCTTGATGCAGCCGGTATCCACGGACCACGCGCCGTTCGTTACGGCCTGGAGCCGGTCCGAGACCAATTTCTTGCCTTGGGTGATGATGCCGAACTTTTTTTACGGGGACTTACGGAGCAACAGCCCAAGAACAGCGGATTCCACGCCAGGGCCATACTGCGGCAAAAAGAGGCCTACCACTGCGACGACATTCATCGTGCCATCAGTCACGCCTGTCGCTATCACGCCTACGACCACCGAGCGGTGGAGCGTATTCTCAAAATCAAGGCAAAACCGCGTACTCTGGAATCGTGTCGCAACGAACGGGCAGCGGAACATCTGCGCCAGGCCCTGCCGCCGATCAAACAGCGGTCGTTACAGGAGTACAGTGCACTTTTAGGAGACAATAACCATGAAGCAGGGACAGATAACGGAGAGCATGCAGCGGATCAAAAGCAGCTTGAAAGCTCTCAAACTCGACACGATAGCAAGGATTCTCGATGA
- a CDS encoding EAL domain-containing protein gives MANHVLIITGNAGDANLLKTVLCNAERGEFIVEWVQQLSEGLKRLLAGGIDLIIVDLVLSDSQGGGTFDRLFASAPHTPIVILTAVDEEMVTSKIIQRGAQGYLSKGNLNNPLVALSLNNLIRRKSVEETYYLEKVRAEITLNSISDAVIGTDMLGNVEYLNIAAETMTGWSREEACGRPVGTVMHIIDSVTRELKPNPIDLVLQQNKAMSLMTGTTLVHRDGSESIIEDSIAPIHDWDEKMTGAVIVFHDITASQSMALKMAHLAQHDFLTNLPNRILLNDRIDQAIARAKRQGNRLAVLFLDLDNFKHINDSFGHSTGDLLLQSVAERLCACVRDSDTVSRQGGDEFVILVAEDRYVENAAVVADKILLAMAAPHFIAEHELYVTTSIGISAYPEDGNNSETLIKNADTAMYSAKENGRNTYQFFEQKMNVRVVERQSLESKLRKALNQQELLLHYQPIVNLETNVITGVEALLRWQHPEWGLITPARFLQVAESSGLMVQIGRWVLREACLQGKRWQEAGLLPSVISVNISASELCAQAFLKDVHIILSETGLDPRRLQLEISETVLMRDIEKSSEILAQLKEMGIKVAVDNFGLGLSNLSYFARFPIDVLKIAPTFVHDISVTTNSGNVASAVIALAVSFEKMVVAEGIEDHLQWAFLKVKHCQEGQGYLFSRPQAVDPFTLLLSEGVIDTCIPM, from the coding sequence ATGGCCAATCATGTGCTGATTATCACCGGTAATGCCGGCGATGCCAATTTGTTGAAGACGGTATTATGCAATGCAGAGAGGGGGGAGTTTATCGTCGAATGGGTTCAACAGCTTTCCGAGGGACTAAAACGTCTGCTCGCTGGTGGTATCGATTTGATTATCGTTGATTTGGTATTGTCCGACAGCCAGGGAGGGGGAACCTTTGACAGGTTATTTGCCTCCGCACCACATACACCGATTGTGATTTTGACAGCGGTGGATGAAGAAATGGTCACGTCAAAAATTATACAACGTGGTGCCCAGGGATATCTGTCGAAAGGCAATCTGAATAATCCTTTGGTAGCGCTATCTTTAAACAACCTTATCCGGCGTAAATCCGTTGAAGAAACGTATTATCTGGAGAAAGTCCGAGCAGAAATTACACTCAATTCCATCAGTGATGCCGTGATCGGTACCGATATGTTGGGTAATGTTGAGTATCTCAATATTGCCGCCGAGACCATGACTGGCTGGTCAAGGGAAGAAGCATGTGGACGCCCCGTCGGCACGGTGATGCACATCATTGATAGCGTGACGCGTGAATTGAAACCAAACCCTATCGATTTAGTGTTGCAGCAAAATAAAGCGATGAGCCTGATGACAGGAACAACGTTGGTTCATCGTGATGGAAGCGAATCAATTATCGAGGATTCCATCGCCCCAATCCATGATTGGGATGAAAAAATGACCGGCGCGGTGATTGTTTTTCACGATATTACAGCCTCTCAATCGATGGCCTTAAAAATGGCGCATTTGGCCCAACATGATTTTTTAACTAATTTACCAAATCGAATTCTCTTGAATGACCGCATTGACCAAGCAATCGCCAGAGCAAAACGCCAAGGAAACCGACTCGCCGTGTTGTTTTTAGATCTGGATAATTTCAAGCATATTAACGATTCGTTTGGTCACTCTACAGGTGATCTCTTGTTACAATCCGTTGCAGAGCGTCTATGTGCCTGCGTGCGGGACTCTGATACGGTGAGCCGGCAGGGTGGGGATGAATTTGTGATATTGGTGGCAGAGGACCGATATGTGGAAAATGCTGCCGTGGTCGCTGATAAAATTCTCTTGGCCATGGCAGCTCCGCATTTTATTGCCGAGCATGAACTTTACGTGACCACCAGTATCGGTATCAGTGCGTACCCAGAAGACGGTAACAATTCAGAAACATTAATCAAAAATGCCGATACGGCCATGTACAGTGCCAAGGAGAATGGGCGTAATACTTATCAGTTTTTTGAACAAAAAATGAATGTTCGCGTAGTTGAACGTCAATCTCTCGAATCAAAATTGCGGAAGGCGTTAAACCAGCAGGAATTGCTGTTACACTACCAACCTATAGTCAATCTGGAAACTAACGTAATCACCGGAGTTGAAGCTTTATTGCGATGGCAGCATCCGGAATGGGGACTGATCACCCCTGCGAGATTCCTCCAGGTTGCTGAAAGTAGCGGTCTCATGGTGCAGATCGGTCGCTGGGTGTTACGGGAAGCATGCCTGCAAGGCAAACGTTGGCAAGAAGCCGGACTGTTGCCCAGTGTGATATCGGTCAATATCTCGGCTTCTGAATTGTGTGCCCAGGCTTTTTTGAAGGATGTACACATTATTCTGTCCGAAACCGGTCTAGATCCACGCCGTCTGCAATTGGAAATTTCGGAAACCGTATTAATGCGCGATATTGAAAAAAGCAGCGAAATTCTGGCACAACTCAAGGAGATGGGGATAAAGGTGGCTGTAGATAATTTTGGACTCGGCCTTTCTAATCTGAGCTATTTTGCGAGATTCCCAATCGATGTCCTCAAAATTGCACCTACCTTTGTTCATGATATAAGCGTAACAACGAATAGCGGTAACGTTGCCAGCGCAGTCATTGCCCTAGCCGTCAGTTTTGAAAAAATGGTGGTGGCCGAAGGGATCGAAGATCACTTGCAATGGGCTTTCCTTAAAGTGAAACATTGTCAAGAAGGGCAAGGATATTTATTTAGCAGACCGCAAGCTGTTGACCCTTTCACGTTGTTGCTCTCTGAAGGCGTAATCGATACCTGTATTCCGATGTAA
- a CDS encoding type II toxin-antitoxin system Phd/YefM family antitoxin, whose translation METVTVNQFRVNMKNFVEQAAIEHVPLKVTRRGGGDFVVISAEDWERYQETLYVLQNFSLMKQISESAHTHVKRSGCTPTDNKMNNVLGA comes from the coding sequence ATGGAAACTGTCACTGTAAATCAGTTTCGTGTGAACATGAAAAACTTTGTCGAACAAGCAGCCATTGAGCATGTTCCACTTAAAGTAACTCGTCGAGGTGGTGGCGATTTTGTCGTTATTAGTGCGGAAGATTGGGAGCGTTACCAGGAGACCCTTTATGTTCTCCAAAATTTCAGCCTGATGAAGCAAATTTCTGAATCTGCACATACACACGTGAAACGTTCCGGTTGCACACCAACGGATAATAAAATGAATAATGTCCTTGGTGCTTAA
- a CDS encoding conjugal transfer protein TraJ, producing MSRAAAQAGLSLSKYVKRVCLGHSVTSTVDYQAFLALTKANADLGRLGGLFKMSLSEGTAGSHSPEIRSILKSIERSKENMVKRFNALIEGLSTKRSRKHPDENTP from the coding sequence ATGAGCCGGGCAGCAGCTCAGGCAGGCCTGTCGCTTTCCAAATACGTCAAACGGGTATGCTTGGGGCATTCCGTCACCAGCACTGTCGATTACCAAGCGTTTCTCGCACTGACCAAAGCCAACGCGGACCTTGGTCGACTGGGTGGCCTTTTCAAAATGTCGTTATCGGAGGGTACTGCCGGCAGTCATTCACCGGAGATTCGCAGTATCCTGAAGTCGATTGAGCGATCAAAGGAAAATATGGTGAAACGCTTCAATGCCCTGATTGAGGGATTGTCCACAAAACGATCAAGAAAACATCCAGATGAAAATACTCCTTAA